In Camelus dromedarius isolate mCamDro1 chromosome 24, mCamDro1.pat, whole genome shotgun sequence, one genomic interval encodes:
- the MPV17L gene encoding mpv17-like protein isoform X1 gives MAGWWRALPRAVRRYPWPTNVLLYTALFSAGDALQQRLRGGPADWQQTRRVATVAVAFHANFNYVWLRLLERAMPGRAPRAVLAKVLCDQALGGPVAISAFYAGMSILQRKDDIFLDLRQKFWNTYMSGLMYWPFVQLANFSLVPVHWRTAYTGLCGFLWATFLCFSQQGGDGTLKSAFTLLRIKGTREVEKAPQK, from the exons ATGGCGGGCTGGTGGCGGGCGCTCCCGCGCGCCGTCCGGCGTTACCCGTGGCCCACGAACGTGCTGCTCTACACCGCGCTCTTCTCGGCTGGCGATGCGCTGCAGCAGCGCCTGAGGGGTGGCCCCGCCGACTGGCAGCAGACGCGGCGCGTGGCCACCGTGGCCGTGGCCTTCCACGCAAACTTCAACTACGTGTGGCTGCGCCTGCTGGAGCGCGCAATGCCAGGCCGCGCGCCGCGTGCGGTCCTGGCCAAGGTGCTGTGCGACCAGGCGCTCGGTGGGCCGGTGGCGATCTCTGCCTTCTACGCTG GTATGAGTATTCTCCAGCGAAAGGACGACATATTTTTGGACCTGAGACAGAAATTCTGGAATACATATATG AGTGGTCTGATGTACTGGCCTTTTGTACAG CTGGCCAACTTCAGCCTTGTTCCCGTTCACTGGAGAACAGCTTACACTGGACTCTGTGGTTTTCTGTGGGCCACCTTCCTCTGCTTCTCACAACAGGGTGGTGATGGCACATTGAAGTCAGCTTTCACTCTCCTTCGTATAAAGGGGACACGTGAGGTTGAAAAGGCCCCACAGAAGTGA
- the MPV17L gene encoding mpv17-like protein isoform X3 translates to MAGWWRALPRAVRRYPWPTNVLLYTALFSAGDALQQRLRGGPADWQQTRRVATVAVAFHANFNYVWLRLLERAMPGRAPRAVLAKVLCDQALGGPVAISAFYAEWSDVLAFCTAGQLQPCSRSLENSLHWTLWFSVGHLPLLLTTGW, encoded by the exons ATGGCGGGCTGGTGGCGGGCGCTCCCGCGCGCCGTCCGGCGTTACCCGTGGCCCACGAACGTGCTGCTCTACACCGCGCTCTTCTCGGCTGGCGATGCGCTGCAGCAGCGCCTGAGGGGTGGCCCCGCCGACTGGCAGCAGACGCGGCGCGTGGCCACCGTGGCCGTGGCCTTCCACGCAAACTTCAACTACGTGTGGCTGCGCCTGCTGGAGCGCGCAATGCCAGGCCGCGCGCCGCGTGCGGTCCTGGCCAAGGTGCTGTGCGACCAGGCGCTCGGTGGGCCGGTGGCGATCTCTGCCTTCTACGCTG AGTGGTCTGATGTACTGGCCTTTTGTACAG CTGGCCAACTTCAGCCTTGTTCCCGTTCACTGGAGAACAGCTTACACTGGACTCTGTGGTTTTCTGTGGGCCACCTTCCTCTGCTTCTCACAACAGGGTGGTGA